One bacterium CG_4_10_14_0_2_um_filter_33_32 DNA segment encodes these proteins:
- a CDS encoding DUF3467 domain-containing protein translates to MDQQQEIKVKVDDKILKGNYANVMYIAHAKEEFVLDFLNIFPPQGILTSRIITSPGHTKRILRALQDNVKQYEEKFGKIEEAEEPKREIGFKVD, encoded by the coding sequence ATGGATCAACAACAAGAGATCAAAGTTAAAGTGGATGATAAAATTTTAAAAGGAAATTATGCCAATGTGATGTACATAGCTCATGCTAAAGAGGAATTTGTTTTAGATTTTTTAAATATTTTTCCTCCGCAAGGGATTTTGACATCCAGAATCATAACTAGTCCAGGACACACTAAAAGAATTCTAAGGGCTTTGCAGGATAATGTTAAGCAATACGAGGAAAAATTCGGTAAGATTGAAGAGGCAGAGGAACCAAAGAGAGAAATAGGGTTTAAAGTAGATTAA
- a CDS encoding RNA-binding protein: protein MAKKLFVGNLPYSTSEEQLTEMFAGYGNVESANIVTDKFSGRSRGFGFVEMSSDDEAQKAITELNGKENDGRKLIVNEARPKQG, encoded by the coding sequence GTGGCGAAGAAATTATTTGTTGGTAATCTTCCTTATTCTACTAGCGAGGAACAGCTGACAGAAATGTTTGCTGGTTACGGAAATGTGGAATCAGCGAACATTGTTACAGACAAGTTTTCTGGAAGATCCAGAGGATTTGGTTTTGTTGAAATGTCATCTGATGATGAAGCTCAAAAGGCTATTACGGAATTAAACGGTAAAGAAAACGACGGAAGAAAGCTTATTGTAAACGAAGCAAGACCTAAGCAAGGTTAA